One Salvia splendens isolate huo1 chromosome 22, SspV2, whole genome shotgun sequence DNA segment encodes these proteins:
- the LOC121786291 gene encoding guanine nucleotide-binding protein subunit beta-like protein: MAMGQEQLVLRGTMRGHTDWVTAIAAPIDNSDTIVTSSRDTSLILWTLTKDSSSSSSGVATRRFTGHSHFVHDVVLSSDGQFALSASWDAELRLWDLQTGETARRFVGHAKDVLSVAFSADNRQIVSASRDKTIKLWNTLGECKYTIEGGESHSDWVSCVRFSPDAGQPTVVSGSWDKTVKVWNLTNCKLRATLTGHTGYVNTVVVSPDGSLCASGGKDGVILLWDLTEGKMLYSLEAGSIVNALTFSPNRYWLCAATESGIKIWDLESKSVVADLKVDLKQESEMARDEAGQTAAGKNKVIYCTSLSWKADGSTLFSGYTDGVIRVWGIGRY; the protein is encoded by the exons atgGCAATGGGGCAGGAACAGCTCGTCCTCCGCGGCACCATGCGCGGCCACACCGACTGGGTCACCGCCATCGCCGCCCCAATCGACAACTCCGACACCATCGTCACCTCCTCCCGCGACACATCCCTAATCCTCTGGACCCTCACCAAGgactcttcctcctcctcctccggcgTCGCCACCCGCCGCTTCACCGGCCATTCTCACTTCGTCCACGACGTCGTCCTCTCCTCCGACGGCCAATTCGCCCTCTCCGCCTCCTGGGACGCCGAGCTCCGCCTCTGGGACCTGCAAACCGGCGAAACCGCCCGCCGCTTCGTCGGTCACGCCAAGGACGTCCTCTCCGTCGCCTTCTCCGCCGACAACCGGCAGATCGTCTCGGCTTCGCGCGACAAGACGATCAAGCTCTGGAACACGCTCGGGGAGTGCAAGTACACCATCGAGGGAGGCGAATCGCACTCCGATTGGGTCTCCTGCGTCCGGTTCTCGCCCGACGCCGGCCAGCCCACGGTTGTGTCGGGGTCGTGGGATAAGACTGTCAAGGTCTGGAATTTGACCAATTGCAAGCTGCGCGCCACGCTGACTGGACACACTGGATACGTGAACACGGTGGTGGTGTCGCCTGATGGCTCGCTGTGCGCCAGTGGGGGAAAGGATGGTGTGATTTTGCTTTGGGACTTGACGGAGGGGAAGATGTTGTACTCGTTGGAGGCTGGCTCGATTGTTAATGCTTTGACGTTTAGCCCTAATAGGTATTGGCTCTGCGCTGCTACTGAATCGGGAATTAAGATTTGGGATTTGGAGAGCAAGAGTGTTGTTGCGGATCTCAAGGTGGATTTGAAGCAGGAGAGTGAAATGGCCAGAGATGAAGCTGGGCAAACTGCTGCAGGGAAAAACAAG GTTATATATTGCACCAGTCTCAGCTGGAAAGCTGATGGAAGCACCCTTTTCAGTGGCTATACCGATGGTGTCATCCGAGTTTGGGGCATCGGCCGATACTAG
- the LOC121786292 gene encoding uncharacterized protein LOC121786292, whose amino-acid sequence MVVCYDNWQDPLKNGVLAVQTIRNNIMASTLLATTAITLSSLISVYVSNKSSSPSSKLIYGNKSSFMSSLKFFAILLCFLVAFLCNVQSIRYYAHVSFLATVPTSQGRIDAIEYVARNLNRGSFFWSLGLGAFYLSFPLFLWVFGPIPMSLCCFAMSFLLYFLDTTTNFTRDLHSHSIKQEAIVEDAEPVVAHAT is encoded by the coding sequence ATGGTTGTTTGTTATGATAATTGGCAGGATCCACTAAAAAATGGAGTACTGGCTGTTCAAACAATCCGGAACAACATAATGGCGTCGACCCTCTTGGCGACGACAGCCATCACTCTGAGCTCGCTCATAAGCGTGTATGTCAGCAACAAGTCCAGCTCCCCCTCCTCCAAACTGATCTACGGGAACAAATCCTCCTTCATGTCCTCGCTCAAGTTCTTCGCCATTTTGCTCTGCTTTCTCGTGGCGTTCCTCTGCAACGTCCAGTCCATAAGGTACTACGCGCACGTCAGCTTCCTAGCCACCGTGCCCACCTCTCAAGGAAGGATAGACGCGATTGAGTACGTGGCCAGGAACTTGAACAGGGGTAGCTTCTTCTGGTCGCTTGGACTCGGAGCTTTCTACTTGtcgtttcctctcttcctctggGTGTTCGGCCCGATACCCATGTCCCTTTGCTGCTTCGCCATGTCGTTCCTTCTCTACTTCTTGGACACTACCACCAACTTTACCAGAGATCTGCATTCTCATTCGATCAAGCAGGAAGCTATTGTTGAAGATGCAGAGCCTGTAGTTGCTCATGCCACATGA
- the LOC121786148 gene encoding UDP-N-acetylglucosamine--N-acetylmuramyl-(pentapeptide) pyrophosphoryl-undecaprenol N-acetylglucosamine transferase yields the protein MAAFFYSSLKPSTTPLHHLSFSPQPQAISTAATSPTQNLRLVFAAGGTGGHIYPAIAIADHLKTLHPNAQFLFVGTPTGMEATAVPSAGFPFTPAPAVPLRRPFLSLYNLFLLPFILANSILHNLRILQQFDPHIVIGTGGFVSFPTCLAAAVRGVKLIIQEQNSAPGIANLVLSLFAHKIFVAFDSSVDRFLWRDKCVVCGNPVRLSLMNGASKEAGRRRFFPGMEVEKVVVVLGGSLGAYAINVAMVNVYCQLLSENDGLFVIWQTGMDAFTEMESLVRTHPRLLLFPFLNDVDLAYAAADLVVSRAGAMTCSEILATGKPSILIPSPYAAEGHQLKNAQLMANVAGSRVITEDELDSATLRNAIQGIIDNDTLMEEMSERALKAAKTKASAEIAELIIFLTSEVT from the exons ATGGCTGCCTTCTTCTACTCATCTCTCAAACCCTCCACCACTCCTCTCCATCACCTCTCCTTTTCCCCCCAACCACAAGCCATCTCCACCGCCGCAACCTCTCCCACCCAAAACCTCCGTTTAGTATTCGCCGCCGGCGGCACAGGCGGCCACATCTACCCCGCCATCGCCATAGCAGACCACCTCAAAACCCTCCACCCCAACGCCCAATTCCTCTTCGTCGGAACCCCCACCGGAATGGAGGCCACAGCCGTCCCATCCGCCGGATTCCCCTTCACCCCCGCCCCCGCCGTCCCTCTCCGTCGccccttcctctctctctacaaTCTCTTCCTCCTCCCTTTCATCCTCGCTAACTCAATTCTGCACAATCTCAGAATCCTCCAACAATTCGACCCCCACATTGTCATCGGCACCGGAGGCTTCGTCTCGTTTCCCACATGCCTCGCCGCCGCCGTCAGAGGCGTTAAGCTGATCATACAAGAGCAGAACTCCGCACCCGGAATCGCAAATCTGGTTCTTTCCTTGTTCGCCCACAAAATCTTCGTGGCCTTCGATTCTAGCGTGGACCGTTTCTTATGG AGGGATAAATGCGTTGTCTGTGGGAATCCGGTGAGGCTGTCGTTGATGAATGGGGCGTCGAAGGAGGCGGGAAGGAGGCGTTTCTTCCCGGGAATGGAGgtggagaaggtggtggtggttCTTGGAGGGTCATTAGGTGCTTATGCGATCAACGTTGCAATGGTCAATGTGTATTGCCAGTTGTTGTCGGAGAATGATGGACTCTTTGTTATATGGCAGACGGGGATGGACGCCTTCACAGAGATGGAGAGCCTTGTGAGGACTCATCCTAGGCTACTTCTTTTTCC ATTCTTGAACGATGTGGATTTGGCGTATGCTGCTGCAGACCTTGTTGTTTCGAGGGCTGGGGCAATGACCTGCTCTGAGATCCTAGCGACTGGGAAGCCTTCTATCTTG ATACCGTCACCATATGCTGCCGAGGGACACCAGTTAAAAAATGCTCAACTCATGGCCAATGTAGCTGGTTCGAGGGTTATAACAGAAGATGAACTCGACTCAGCAACCCTTAGAAATGCAATCCAAGGAATTATCG ATAACGATACACTGATGGAAGAGATGTCTGAGAGGGCTTTGAAAGCTGCCAAAACAAAGGCCTCTGCTGAGATAGCCGAACTTATCATCTTCCTAACCTCTGAAGTAACTTGA